In the genome of Dermacentor andersoni chromosome 3, qqDerAnde1_hic_scaffold, whole genome shotgun sequence, one region contains:
- the LOC126524332 gene encoding uncharacterized protein, translated as MADTLQDILSGNTSSLQYVWSQVGISSAYVTSPSGALNALEVIFAASLFLLISALGSSYSNLSVLQLASFTYSLQGLHMLCVGLISEQFTYVITNTIYYVCFNYGAAAVYLVSAISAVSIGLNPLKTTTSLISVVLALACMCLHFGHAVFWSKTGLVPAP; from the exons ATGGCTGACACactgcaagacatcctttccGGGAATACGTCCAGCCTGCAGTACGTTTGGTCCCAAGTGGGTATCAGTAGTGCCTACGTCACATCCCCCAGCGGAGCACTCAACGCCCTCGAAGTG ATTTTCGCGGCCAGCCTCTTCCTGCTGATCAGTGCTCTAGGATCGAGCTACAGCAACCTGAGCGTCCTGCAACTGGCGTCCTTCACGTACAGCCTGCAAGGACTGCACATGCTCTGCGTAGGACTCATCAGCGAACAGTTCACTTACGTCATTACAAATACCATATAC TATGTCTGCTTCAACTATGGCGCCGCGGCTGTGTACCTGGTGTCTGCGATATCTGCCGTCTCCATTGGATTGAACCCTCTCAAGACAACAACGTCCTTGATCAGCGTG GTGTTGGCACTGGCTTGCATGTGCTTGCATTTCGGACATGCTGTGTTCTGGAGCAAGACGGGATTGGTGCCAGCTCCCTAA